In the genome of Montipora foliosa isolate CH-2021 chromosome 3, ASM3666993v2, whole genome shotgun sequence, one region contains:
- the LOC137997105 gene encoding EEF1A lysine methyltransferase 1-like isoform X1, translated as MTNLESKAELSFVSANLNLIGQSNADDNDDSDDIPQLSAHTLAALQEFYNEEKEKQEKEASGGNIDMEENWQLSQFWYDDDTAFILAKEALRAANYGRIACLCAPTLYKKLAEVKPLGCDTKIFEFDKRFAVFGEDFVFYDYKNPLDLPNSVKEHSFDLVFADPPFLSDECLTKTAQTIKYLTKEKIILCTGQVMEDVAYRLLEISPCKFQPKHARNLGNQFACFVNYESELNK; from the exons ATGACGAATTTAGAAAGCAAAGCAGAGCTTTCGTTCGTCTCTGCAAATTTAAACTTAATAGGCCAG AGTAATgctgatgataatgatgacagtgATGACATACCACAGTTATCTGCACATACCCTTGCAGCATTGCAAGAGTTTTATaacgaagaaaaagaaaagcaagaaaaagaagCTTCAGGTGGAAACATAGATATGGAGGAAAACTGG CAACTCAGTCAATTTTGGTATGACGATGACACAGCGTTCATACTAGCCAAGGAAGCTTTGAGGGCAGCTAACTATGGCAG GATAGCTTGTCTCTGTGCACCAACTTTATACAAGAAACTTGCAGAGGTAAAGCCACTTGGGTGCGACACAAAGATATTTGAATTTGACAAGAGATTTGCTGTCTTTGGAGAGGATTTTGTGTTTTATGATTACAAGAACCCTTTGGATTTACCAAATTCTGTCAAAGAACATTCCTTTGATCTGGTGTTTGCTGATCCCCCTTTTCTCTCAGACGAATGTCTTACAAAGACAGCACAGACAATAAAATATCtcaccaaagaaaaaataatacttTGTACAG GTCAAGTTATGGAGGATGTAGCCTACAGACTGCTGGAAATATCACCCTGCAAGTTTCAACCAAAACATGCCAGAAACCTGGGCAATCAATTTGCTTGTTTCGTAAATTATGAAAGCGAATTAAATAAATGA
- the LOC137997105 gene encoding EEF1A lysine methyltransferase 1-like isoform X2 → MTNLESKAELSFVSANLNLIGQSNADDNDDSDDIPQLSAHTLAALQEFYNEEKEKQEKEASGGNIDMEENWQLSQFWYDDDTAFILAKEALRAANYGRIACLCAPTLYKKLAEVKPLGCDTKIFEFDKRFAVFGEDFVFYDYKNPLDLPNSVKEHSFDLVFADPPFLSDECLTKTAQTIKYLTKEKIILCTGAARWPSVDE, encoded by the exons ATGACGAATTTAGAAAGCAAAGCAGAGCTTTCGTTCGTCTCTGCAAATTTAAACTTAATAGGCCAG AGTAATgctgatgataatgatgacagtgATGACATACCACAGTTATCTGCACATACCCTTGCAGCATTGCAAGAGTTTTATaacgaagaaaaagaaaagcaagaaaaagaagCTTCAGGTGGAAACATAGATATGGAGGAAAACTGG CAACTCAGTCAATTTTGGTATGACGATGACACAGCGTTCATACTAGCCAAGGAAGCTTTGAGGGCAGCTAACTATGGCAG GATAGCTTGTCTCTGTGCACCAACTTTATACAAGAAACTTGCAGAGGTAAAGCCACTTGGGTGCGACACAAAGATATTTGAATTTGACAAGAGATTTGCTGTCTTTGGAGAGGATTTTGTGTTTTATGATTACAAGAACCCTTTGGATTTACCAAATTCTGTCAAAGAACATTCCTTTGATCTGGTGTTTGCTGATCCCCCTTTTCTCTCAGACGAATGTCTTACAAAGACAGCACAGACAATAAAATATCtcaccaaagaaaaaataatacttTGTACAG
- the LOC137997102 gene encoding microtubule-associated tyrosine carboxypeptidase-like: MDLSDMSCAFDPKMKTSVMIYRQTPVKYQSSDHINNLNEEKENFLKFGKVPKFKFAGSVDWLGPANKKKTEIRFDFLPEARYILERVRDSFGSGDVFLDLAFGKRISPGQASHTVLQYLKSHGLDGSLNVIWASDLNGSGKMFWQGPSVRYNRPEARKFTLWLKQSSENVYLREHGINSLMDHEIGTHFLRATNDGLQPWYSNRKKFDLRSPKSYIGMVNEEGLAAVNTIYQAQVKMLFLPALLYYTACMSTRMSFKELFEHLAVYINDPEQRWKQVVRAKRCLPDCSEVGGCGYDQCYFEGAVMILRQVNEIDFKLLYSGKICCDELQRVKRIARQDCVKLPHFLKDIVTYRKTLNQIALTNGLIQKINLPLSCRNTPRKKVRKKNNCCASTDDILPSKALSCPSRTCSGFQFETALQPRILSRRSRAYRRLCTSVASFSPLPAS, encoded by the exons ATGGACCTCTCGGACATGAGCTGCGCGTTCGATCCCAAGATGAAGACCTCCGTGATGATTTACCGGCAAACGCCGGTGAAGTACCAATCAAGCGACCATATAAACAATCTAAacgaagaaaaggaaaattttctcAAGTTCGGCAAGGTGCCTAAATTCAAGTTTGCTGGATCCGTGGACTGGTTAGGACcagcaaacaaaaagaaaaccgaGATTCGATTTGATTTCCTCCCCGAAGCTCGCTACATTCTGGAGCGCGTGCGGGATAGTTTCGGTAGCGGGGACGTTTTCTTAGACTTGGCGTTTGGAAAAAGGATCTCGCCGGGTCAGGCCTCACACACTGTGCTGCAATATTTAAAGTCGCATGGTTTAGACGGCTCTTTGAACGTCATTTGGGCCAGTGACTTGAATGGTAGCGGTAAAATGTTTTGGCAGGGACCAAGCGTGCGTTACAATCGACCCGAAGCTCGAAAATTCACCTTGTGGCTTAAGCAAAGCAGTGAAAACGTTTATCTTCGCGAACATGGCATAAACAGTTTGATGGATCACGAGATTGGAACGCATTTT CTTCGGGCTACTAACGATGGTTTACAGCCGTGGTATTCAAACAGGAAAAAGTTCGATCTGCGATCTCCAAAGTCCTACATCGGTATGGTCAACGAGGAAGGATTAGCAGCTGTTAACACCATTTACCAAGCACAAGTGAAAATGTTGTTTCTCCCCGCTTTGCTTTACT ATACTGCATGTATGTCGACTAGAATGTCATTTAAGGAACTCTTCGAGCACCTTGCTGTCTACATAAATGATCCAGAGCAGCGCTGGAAACAAGTCGTACGCGCAAAACGGTGCCTACCGGACTGTAGCGAAGTGGGCGGCTGTGGTTATGATCAGTGCTACTTCGAAG GAGCTGTCATGATTTTGCGCCAGGTCAACGAGATCGACTTCAAGCTTTTGTACTCGGGCAAAATATGTTGTGATGAACTCCAAAGGGTGAAGCGTATCGCTCGACAAGATTGCGTCAAGTTGCCGCACTTCCTAAAAGACATTGTAACCTATAGAAAAACACTGAACCAAATTGCTCTTACAAATGGACTAATACAGAAAATCAATCTACCTCTTTCTTGTCGCAATACTCCTCGGAAGAAAGTCAGGAAAAAGAATAACTGTTGCGCATCAACTGATGACATATTGCCCTCTAAGGCTTTGAGCTGTCCTTCGAGAACATGCAGTGGTTTTCAGTTTGAAACTGCGCTTCAGCCAAGGATTCTCTCACGGCGCTCCAGGGCGTATAGGCGTCTTTGCACAAGTGTGGCTTCCTTTTCTCCGTTGCCGGCTTCTTAG
- the LOC137994644 gene encoding NADH dehydrogenase [ubiquinone] 1 alpha subcomplex assembly factor 4-like yields MGARVTRLTRLVKRPLESRWKVDRMLEKKPIPAPRHPSSQNAMDEERKRNKSLFQQQNQKDDNFLGKLKDFKIDSLEPQGSVPATTSSNSARKLPDSREPRLPRLIGEAPKGKITPLGLSELFAKRLSDPDKWTEEKLAEHYQIDKEALSSVLKHFSDFAVVKKKDYPRPQDDMSFIE; encoded by the exons ATGGGCGCCAGAGTTACTCGGTTAACTCGATTGGTGAAAAGACCTCTTGAATCACGCTGGAAGGTCGACAGAATGCTAGAAAAGAAACCCATACCAGCTCCGAGACATCCCAGCTCTCAGAATGCCATGGATGAAGAGCGCAAAC GTAATAAATCGCTGTTTCAGCAACAAAACCAGAAAGATGATAATTTTTTGGGGAAGCTGAAGGATTTCAAAATCGATTCACTGGAACCACAAGGATCAGTG CCAGCAACAACAAGCAGTAACTCTGCCAGAAAATTACCGGATTCCCGCGAACCAAGATTGCCCCGGCTTATAGGGGAGGCTCCCAAGGGGAAGATAACCCCGTTGGGGTTATCAGAACTGTTTGCTAAGAGACTGAGCGATCCTGATAAATGGACAGAAGAAAAACTCGCGGAACATTATCAAATCGATAAGGAGGCCCTGAGCTctgttttaaaacattttagTGATTTTGCAGTTGTGAAGAAAAAAGACTATCCACGACCACAGGACGATatgtcttttattgaatga